In the genome of Pichia kudriavzevii chromosome 4, complete sequence, one region contains:
- a CDS encoding uncharacterized protein (PKUD0D01970; similar to Saccharomyces cerevisiae YDR002W (YRB1); ancestral locus Anc_3.204), translating into MVQEQHDTAMSADEASKSTPTSTTPTSTTTAAAATAAAAPKPPTSNVFSMFGGASTKKDADKKPEDDEAKSGESEQDKKQEEEAADEEEPDVHFEPLVKLEKVEVKTNEENEDVIFKIRAKLFKFHPDAKEWKERGTGDVKFLKHKETNKVRLLMRRDKTLKVCANHIIAPEYVLKPNVGSDRSWVYSVTADVSEGAPEAQTLAIRFGNKENAEKFKQEFEAAQEVNKKN; encoded by the coding sequence ATGGTACAAGAGCAACACGACACAGCCATGTCTGCAGACGAAGCATCTAAATCCACACCTACATCCACCACACCTACATCCACCACCACTGCAGCAGCTGCCACGGCAGCTGCTGCTCCAAAGCCTCCTACTTCCAACGTCTTCTCCATGTTTGGTGGCGCCTCTACGAAGAAGGACGCCGACAAGAAGCCAGAGGACGATGAAGCCAAGAGTGGAGAATCCGAGCAAgacaagaaacaagaagagGAAGCTGCAGACGAGGAGGAGCCAGATGTTCATTTTGAGCCGCTCGTCAAGCTCGAGAAGGTTGAGGTTAAGACCAACGAGGAAAACGAAgatgttattttcaaaatcaggGCAAAACTCTTCAAGTTCCATCCGGATGCCAAGGAATGGAAGGAGAGAGGTACTGGTGACGTCAAGTTCTTAAAGCACAAGGAAACAAACAAGGTCAGACTCTTGATGAGAAGAGACAAGACTTTGAAAGTATGTGCAAACCACATCATTGCTCCAGAGTACGTTTTGAAACCAAACGTTGGTTCCGATAGATCATGGGTTTACTCTGTCACTGCCGATGTCTCCGAAGGTGCTCCAGAGGCGCAAACACTTGCCATTAGATTTGGTAACAAGGAAAATGCCGAGAAATTCAAGCAAGAGTTTGAAGCTGCCCAAGAGgtcaacaagaaaaactga
- a CDS encoding uncharacterized protein (PKUD0D01980; similar to Saccharomyces cerevisiae YBR002C (RER2); ancestral locus Anc_3.203): MEWLTQFPITQHLLEVTKKKVCSALRSGPVPQHVGFIMDGNRTYAKRKHIELKEGHNAGFESMARILEVCYDCGVKSATVFAFSIENFKRPSYEVQWLMELAKAKFTQVVGNGEMCEQFGIQIRILGDLDLLPDDVRTALLKAEEITKHNKRAVLNVCWSYTSRHDMTQAIQKTIEQFAKNRIGLNDIDEDRISANLYTGPSPPLDLLIRTSGVYRLSDFMLWEATSERCDIEIVEELWPQFNALKMIWLLIKWSFNKTYNSKQISTPVTSSSFNRIDTDGGGCKKSLDETKMETIQVKE, encoded by the coding sequence ATGGAATGGTTAACACAGTTCCCTATTACTCAACATTTGTTGGAAGtaacgaagaagaaggtttGTAGTGCATTAAGAAGCGGTCCAGTTCCTCAGCATGTTGGTTTTATCATGGATGGTAATCGAACTTACGCCAAGAGGAAACATATCGAGTTAAAGGAAGGACACAATGCAGGATTTGAGAGTATGGCCCGTATATTGGAAGTGTGCTATGACTGTGGTGTTAAAAGTGCCACCgtttttgcattttccattgaaaatttcaagagGCCAAGCTATGAAGTGCAATGGTTGATGGAGTTGGCCAAAGCTAAATTCACCCAAGTGGTAGGTAACGGGGAGATGTGTGAACAGTTTGGCATTCAAATCAGGATTCTAGGTGACTTGGACTTGCTGCCAGATGACGTTAGGACGGCTCTATTGAAGGCAGAGGAGATCACCAAGCATAATAAAAGGGCAGTTTTGAATGTCTGTTGGTCATATACATCTAGACACGATATGACACAGGCAATTCAGAAAACAATTGAGCAGTTTGCCAAGAATAGAATCGGATTAAAcgatattgatgaagacaGGATTTCCGCAAACTTATATACGGGGCCTTCGCCGCCCCTGGATTTGCTTATTAGAACTTCAGGTGTTTACAGGTTAAGTGACTTTATGTTGTGGGAGGCCACCAGTGAGAGGTGTGACATTGAGATTGTTGAAGAGTTATGGCCGCAATTCAATGcgttgaagatgatatgGCTCTTAATCAAGTGGAGTTTCAACAAAACCTATaattccaaacaaattTCCACTCCTGTCACTTCCAGTAGTTTCAATAGGATCGATACAGATGGCGGGGGATGTAAGAAATCACTGGATGAAACAAAGATGGAGACAATACAAGTAAAAGAATag
- a CDS encoding uncharacterized protein (PKUD0D01940; similar to Saccharomyces cerevisiae YGR033C (TIM21); ancestral locus Anc_4.175) yields MFRLIYKRNQLISANGVLPFSRAISKRLLSSTVPLLQTSSTSSTENKSTQKRTAQEKVNRFIYHVKAGTRLLLSSWLIIIAGGATVVTTYLVATELFSPSGETSTFNRVVNLIEKDEKALKLLGYSDSEIQEGGIRLKAYGGISPDEWTRNKSIQATKFTGKDEKEHMIMRFFVESSKTIGVVNLEAIEENFMEQQLVYVSVEVKGKGKCYLIGGPQLSYAQRNLNVFSSNGFLGVKWGNSKKD; encoded by the coding sequence ATGTTCAGACTAATATACAAGAGAAACCAACTAATCTCTGCTAATGGTGTGTTACCATTTTCGAGAGCAATAAGTAAAAGACTGTTATCTTCTACTGTTCCCCTATTGCAAACATCAAGTACATCATCAACAGAGAATAAATCAACTCAAAAAAGAACAGCACAAGAAAAGGTGAATCGGTTTATTTATCATGTCAAGGCAGGAACCAGGCTGTTACTTTCATCTTGGTTGATCATCATTGCAGGTGGGGCTACAGTAGTTACCACATATTTGGTTGCAACCGAGCTATTTTCCCCCTCAGGAGAGACTTCAACTTTCAATAGAGTTGTTAACctcattgaaaaagacGAAAAAGCTCTTAAGCTTTTAGGGTATAGCGATTCCGAAATACAAGAAGGTGGTATAAGGCTGAAAGCTTACGGAGGAATTTCTCCGGATGAATGGACCAGGAATAAATCAATTCAAGCTACCAAGTTCACCGGtaaagatgaaaaggaaCACATGATTATGAGGTTTTTTGTGGAAAGCAGCAAGACTATTGGTGTGGTAAATTTAGAAGCTATTGAAGAGAACTTCATGGAACAGCAGTTGGTTTACGTATCGGTTGAGGTTAAAGGAAAGGGCAAGTGTTATTTAATAGGTGGCCCTCAACTTTCATATGCCCAAAGGAATTTGAACGTATTTAGCTCCAATGGATTCTTAGGTGTTAAATGGGGTAACTCAAAGAAAGATTAA
- a CDS encoding uncharacterized protein (PKUD0D01960; similar to Saccharomyces cerevisiae YBR001C (NTH2) and YDR001C (NTH1); ancestral locus Anc_3.205) has protein sequence MDSNEEVMSPTQLHPPIEEKIPSSGTVSDSPRHRRKSSLEVDPYEPSDLYYSAATDPSNKSSKFSRFRTRSVVAPKRSHRLQSFTLNPELLGIHDKNNQFGLFSSHTEGSNTKDSKFSHGLTLQQLKSLNLSTSGTNTPVISDSDDDDDDDGINSDLESDVENDEESLTKSHSTGSLIADVDQRVANYQIEMSSPNVTSEELNENLKDIPNDADLMREVTGLEDPFDDDDDDNNNNNNNNKKNKNKNKKKNKNKNKNDNNESNNDNDNENQTKAKTNKVKPSTTNLEIPFPSSSPMNKLKDGNVKKILPEKHLFPSPSTPTVRRRGSADLSSSLSNSKRFFISDIDATLKELLRNEDTDKDCQITIDDTGPKVLKLGTANSGGFRQYDIRGTYMLSNLLQELTIAKRFGRKQMILDEARLNENPVSRLHRLITTSFWKNLTRKVDEDSILEMAQDTKIRSKEAKYPRIYVPYDEEEQYYYYSKIAKKNKDYKLDVVYLPKDITADYVESINNIPGLLALAVRRKSDTFGDLEGYPYVVPGGRFNEQYGWDSYFETLGLLASDYLEPCIGMCENFIFEINHYGKILNANRSYYLCRSQPPFLTDMALRIFNYIKEKQGREDLSLLKRAFMAAIKEYNEVWCSPPRLDPFTGLSTYHPDGKGIPPETEESHFHAVLQPFVEKYKLTYKEFETRYNKGLIKEPDLDEYFLHDRAVRESGHDTSYRLEGVCANLATVDLNSLLYKYEVDIAFVIKTYFNNELTLPDGTIETSEKWIALAEKRKELIETYMWNEKESLYFDYNIKKQKQSRYESVTAFYTLWAGLCSKERAEVMIRNSLYKFEEFGGLVSGTKKSRGELGIDKPVRQWDYPFAWAPHQMLVWEGLKRYGKKNIAQRLSYRWLYLMTLAFVDFNGIVVEKYDATSERQPHKVEAEYGNQGAGFKGVATEGFGWVNASFIVGLQNLDTLGKRALGLVTSPNDFFEKMSATEKEKYGLRL, from the coding sequence ATGGattcaaatgaagaagtGATGTCCCCCACCCAATTGCATCCGCCAATAGAGGAGAAGATTCCCTCATCAGGAACCGTATCGGACTCTCCTCGTCATCGGAGGAAGTCATCTCTTGAGGTGGATCCATATGAGCCTTCGGATCTATACTATAGCGCAGCTACAGATCCATCCAACAAATCGTCAAAGTTCTCAAGATTTAGAACTAGGTCTGTAGTTGCACCTAAACGTTCGCATCGACTACAGTCGTTTACTCTGAATCCAGAATTGTTGGGCATCCACGACAAGAACAACCAATTTGGACTCTTCAGTTCTCATACTGAAGGTAGTAACACTAAAGATTCTAAATTCTCTCATGGATTGACCCTCCAACAGTTGAAATCCTTAAATTTGTCGACTTCGGGGACTAATACTCCGGTAATTTCGgattctgatgatgatgatgatgatgatggtatCAATTCCGACTTGGAAAGTGATGTGGAAAATGATGAGGAATCATTAACAAAGTCCCATTCAACGGGGTCTCTGATTGCTGATGTTGATCAAAGAGTTgcaaattatcaaattgaaatgtCTTCTCCTAATGTTACAAGTGAagaattgaatgaaaatttAAAGGATATCCCCAATGATGCCGACCTGATGAGAGAAGTTACTGGTTTAGAAGATccttttgatgatgatgatgatgataataataataataataataataacaagaaaaacaaaaacaaaaacaagaaaaaaaataaaaataaaaacaaaaacgataataatgaaagtaataatgataatgataatgaaaatcaaactaAGGCCAAGACTAATAAGGTCAAACCTTCAACTACAAATCTGGAAATACCATTCCCTTCTTCCTCACCaatgaataaattgaaagatGGAAATGTAAAGAAAATCTTACCTGAGAAACACCTCTTCCCATCACCTTCAACCCCAACAGTTCGTAGGAGAGGTTCTGCAGACTTGTCTTCAAGTTTGTCCAACTCAAAACGATTTTTCATTAGTGATATAGATGCAACCCTTAAAGAACTACTAAGAAATGAAGATACAGATAAAGATTGTCAAATTACAATTGATGATACTGGTCCTAAAGTCTTGAAATTGGGTACTGCAAATTCGGGTGGTTTTAGGCAATATGATATTAGAGGTACTTATATGTTGTCCAATCTTTTACAAGAATTGACTATTGCCAAACGATTTGGTAGGAAACAGATGATTTTAGATGAGGCAAGGTTGAATGAAAATCCAGTTTCAAGATTACATAGGTTGATTACAACttcattttggaaaaatctAACAAGgaaagttgatgaagattcaATATTGGAAATGGCCCAAGATACCAAAATTAGATCAAAGGAGGCAAAATATCCAAGAATTTATGTCCCTtatgatgaggaagaacaatattattattattctaaaattgcaaagaaaaataaagattaCAAATTAGACGTTGTTTACCTTCCTAAAGACATTACGGCCGATTATGTGGAATCGATCAATAACATTCCTGGTTTATTGGCATTGGCTGtaagaagaaaatcagaTACTTTTGGTGATTTAGAAGGTTATCCTTATGTAGTTCCTGGTGGTCGATTCAATGAACAATATGGATGGGAttcatattttgaaacacTAGGTTTATTAGCATCTGATTATTTGGAACCATGTATTGGTATGTGtgaaaatttcatttttgaaatcaatcatTATGGGAAAATCTTAAATGCTAATAGGTCATACTATCTATGTCGTTCTCAACCTCCATTTTTAACTGATATGGCACTGAGAATCTTCAACTatatcaaggaaaaacaagGTAGAGAGGATTTGAGTCTTTTGAAAAGGGCGTTTATGGCTGCAATTAAAGAATATAACGAAGTTTGGTGTTCACCTCCAAGATTAGATCCATTTACAGGATTGTCAACTTATCATCCAGATGGTAAAGGTATACCACCAGAGACTGAAGAATCACATTTCCATGCAGTTTTACAAccttttgttgaaaaatataaattgaCTTATAAGGAGTTTGAAACCAGATATAATAAAGGTTTAATTAAAGAGCCAGATCTTGATGAATACTTCTTACATGATAGAGCAGTTAGAGAATCCGGGCATGATACATCCTACAGATTAGAAGGTGTTTGTGCTAACTTGGCAACGGTTGATTTGAACAGTTTACTCTACAAATATGAAGTTGATATTGCGTTTGTTATTAAGACTTACTTCAATAACGAATTGACCCTACCAGATGGAACAATTGAGACAAGTGAGAAGTGGATTGCATTAGctgaaaagagaaaggAGTTGATTGAAACATACATGTGGAATGAAAAGGAATCACTTTACTTTGATTATAATatcaagaaacaaaaacaatcaaGGTATGAATCAGTTACAGCATTTTATACATTATGGGCAGGGCTTTGCTCCAAGGAAAGGGCTGAAGTTATGATCAGAAACTCATTGTataagtttgaagaatttggCGGTTTGGTTTCAGGTACTAAAAAATCCAGAGGTGAACTCGGTATCGATAAGCCTGTAAGACAATGGGATTATCCTTTTGCATGGGCTCCTCACCAAATGTTGGTTTGGGAGGGTTTGAAGAGATATgggaagaaaaatattgctCAAAGATTAAGTTACAGATGGCTATACTTGATGACATTGgcatttgttgatttcaacgGAATAGTTGTAGAGAAATACGATGCTACAAGTGAGAGACAGCCGCACAAGGTTGAAGCAGAGTATGGTAACCAGGGAGCCGGGTTTAAAGGTGTTGCAACAGAAGGTTTTGGTTGGGTCAATGCTAGCTTTATTGTAGGTCTGCAGAACCTGGATACTCTGGGCAAGAGGGCGTTAGGATTGGTCACTTCTCCGAATgacttctttgaaaagatgAGTGCCActgaaaaggagaaatatGGGCTTCGACTATAG
- a CDS encoding uncharacterized protein (PKUD0D01950; similar to Saccharomyces cerevisiae YPL206C (PGC1); ancestral locus Anc_6.217), protein MSTTLAAHRGYKAEYPENTIRAFQTAVEAGCDVIETDLHISADDHIIIAHDIDTSRVFGESYDVTKTNYVGTLDQLLTLREPRSKMPLFRDVLLWCIETNEQHKDRNIKLMLDIKGDNDPVQLYNLMWELLHDLKGIDFWKNKLIFGLWSPQFYIPEKLNGFKVINISFDFHSAKAFYEKVVDLHSGATIHGISMIKFILYREKDLNDMMDWLHENNLKLWLWTINNNLELKQAIEKTVKNKEILLDGIVTDDPIKVYERFPENKISWNYNFKLWLQNSLFGILLFLYRRNFNLKPAFNMLKRLGLI, encoded by the exons ATGTCGACCACACTTGCAGCGCACAGAGG ATACAAGGCCGAGTACCCTGAGAACACCATCAGGGCATTTCAGACAGCTGTAGAGGCTGGTTGTGATGTTATTGAGACCGACCTACACATAAGTGCCGATGATCATATTATTATTGCCCACGATATTGACACATCTAGAGTTTTTGGAGAATCTTACGACGTTACCAAAACCAACTATGTGGGAACACTTGACCAATTGCTCACACTGAGAGAGCCTAGATCTAAAATGCCACTCTTCAGAGATGTCCTACTCTGGTGCATTGAAACTAATGAGCAACATAAGGACCGTAACATCAAATTAATGCTTGACATCAAGGGAGATAATGACCCTGTCCAGCTGTACAATTTGATGTGGGAATTACTTCATGACCTGAAAGGCATTgatttttggaaaaataaGCTTATCTTTGGCCTCTGGTCACCCCAATTTTATATACcagaaaaattgaatggtTTCAAAGTTATCAACATTTCATTTGACTTCCATAGCGCCAAAGCCTTTTATGAGAAAGTGGTGGACTTGCACTCTGGAGCTACAATACATGGCATCTCTATGATAAAATTTATATTGTACAGAGAGAAAGATCTCAATGATATGATGGACTGGTTGCATGAGAACAACCTCAAATTATGGCTGTGGACAATCAATAACAACTTAGAGCTCAAAcaagcaattgaaaaaacagtaaaaaataaagagatTCTGTTAGATGGGATCGTTACAGATGACCCAATTAAGGTGTACGAGCGTTTCcctgaaaataaaatttcaTGGAACTACAATTTCAAACTGTGGTTGCAAAATTCTCTATTTGGCATACTCTTGTTCCTTTATAGAAGAAATTTTAACCTTAAACCAGCTTTTAATATGCTGAAAAGGTTGGGGCTAATATGA
- a CDS encoding uncharacterized protein (PKUD0D01990; similar to Saccharomyces cerevisiae YBR003W (COQ1); ancestral locus Anc_3.202), whose protein sequence is MLRIAKTVRGRVQISNIKSFNHLLTTRRHGSSFGAAIETAEKMVQPNVSSRFDPFSMVSAEMGVLAKHIAQLIGSGHPVLNRVTSYYFEAEGKNVRPLIVLLLSKALAAIPEGERTRIHIDQYDVNTQTEFKGTPKAFSFAGANPLDSISPLRVLHGINPNIILNPLSRPMLDQDDYEKLDKVNGILPKQRRLAEITEMIHTASLLHDDVIDFADSRRGRDSGNVAFSNKMAILAGDFLLGRASVCLGRLRNSEVVELMSTAIANLVEGEFMQLKNTVLQPDVKSIENGGEVKRIPDATGKVPVQVHEYSVNLSEQYKITHKDNVHAAFEYYLHKTYLKTASLMSKSSRSTAILAGCDEKIIENAYQFGRNLGLCFQIVDDMLDYTTTAELLGKPAGADLKLGLATAPVLYAWEAKPELGEMIARKFSQPGDVEIAKVAVDETKGVEKTRQLAEKYRDEALFNLRQLPESDARSALELLTNSVLTRSK, encoded by the coding sequence ATGTTAAGAATTGCCAAAACTGTTAGGGGAAGAGTTCAAATCTCGAACATCAAATCATTCAATCACTTATTAACAACTAGACGTCATGGTTCATCGTTTGGTGCAGCAATAGAAACAGCAGAAAAAATGGTGCAGCCCAATGTATCTTCCAGATTTGATCCTTTCTCGATGGTTTCCGCTGAGATGGGTGTTTTAGCAAAGCATATTGCACAATTAATAGGTTCTGGACATCCTGTACTGAACAGAGTGACTTCTTACTACTTTGAAGCAGAAGGTAAAAATGTTAGGCCTTTGATTGTTTTATTACTTTCCAAGGCACTGGCTGCAATTCCTGAAGGGGAAAGGACTAGAATTCATATTGATCAGTATGATGTCAATACACAAACCGAGTTTAAAGGCACACCAAAGGCATTCTCCTTTGCCGGTGCTAATCCATTAGATTCGATATCTCCACTAAGAGTTTTACATGGTATCAACCCAAACATTATTCTTAACCCATTGTCTAGACCAATGCTTGATCAAGATGATTATGAGAAACTGGATAAGGTTAATGGTATTTTACCAAAACAGAGGAGATTGGCTGAAATCACAGAGATGATCCACACTGCATCTTTATTGCACGATGATGTGATTGACTTTGCCGATTCcagaagaggaagagatAGTGGTAATGTTGCATTCTCAAATAAAATGGCAATTTTGGCAGGTGATTTCTTACTTGGACGTGCATCTGTTTGTCTTGGTCGTTTGAGAAACAGTGAAGTTGTTGAGTTGATGTCAACTGCAATTGCCAATTTAGTCGAAGGTGAATTCATGCAGTTAAAGAACACTGTTTTACAGCCAGATGTAAAGagtattgaaaatggtggaGAAGTAAAGAGAATTCCAGACGCAACGGGTAAAGTTCCAGTACAAGTTCACGAATACTCTGTTAATCTATCCGAACAATACAAGATAACACATAAAGATAATGTTCATGCAGCCTTTGAATATTATTTGCATAAAacatatttgaaaacagCATCTTTAATGTCAAAAAGTTCGAGATCGACAGCAATTTTAGCCGGTTgtgatgaaaaaatcattgaaaatgcatATCAGTTCGGTAGAAATTTGGGTCtttgtttccaaattgttgatgatatgTTAGATTATACGACAACAGCAGAGCTATTAGGTAAGCCTGCAGGTGCAGATTTGAAGTTAGGTTTGGCTACAGCTCCTGTTTTATACGCATGGGAAGCGAAGCCAGAATTAGGTGAAATGATTGCTCGTAAATTCAGCCAGCCTGgtgatgttgaaattgcCAAAGTTGCTGTAGATGAAACTAAGGGCgttgaaaaaacaagaCAGCTGGCAGAGAAATACAGAGATGAAGCCTTGTTTAATTTGAGACAATTACCTGAGTCAGACGCAAGAAGTGCCTTGGAACTACTGACTAATTCTGTTTTAACAAGATCTAAGTGA
- a CDS encoding uncharacterized protein (PKUD0D02000; similar to Saccharomyces cerevisiae YCL036W (GFD2) and YDR514C (YDR514C); ancestral locus Anc_1.37) — MVQPSLNLQLLKKPVGPVTRFRILGFFFRHNSTMNNIKLSSTKMGKKEKNINSKRFKEDFVQPNIKRTFLNHESFPQHNTDKFKNLDEYINDGDENTRKPATTTSGKLSDYLIEDARSHPSSDFESINEQLKYELDRCFNSLPPNHRVPTLSKNPAKTTTKKKSSDATSGNPYLSAEEAIKFVNERKFNLVSIDNEFFERSPSKVTEIGVSIYNPKYQQFALFPHFLHFHFIVKEFINLRNGVYVPDSKMSNITGQSIIISLKDVPYAMSTIFDFLGPETFIVGHNVSGDVKSFQYLNYKIPVTIPIIDTTTLWYSLIGSKNAKSSLHYILDKLNVPHAYLHNGANDAYYTLIVCLMLTSPELRNNMIFHKKKPKTSEEETCENSEKVEDPVLKPQMPDFSEFSPEVAKTKMDRWLRKQTKATEKAKKKKLQARVDTDVSSQKIRCAIDDDSILRKHKGPNIRGQNKPLNPPANVFFKPRNFEKDILIDKLEELNV, encoded by the coding sequence ATGGTTCAACCCTCTCTGAATTTGcaactattgaaaaaaccCGTAGGACCTGTAACCAGATTCAGAATTTTaggtttctttttcagaCACAATAGTACAATGAATAACATAAAACTATCTTCAACTAAAATgggaaagaaagagaaaaatataaattcgaaaagattcaaagaagattttGTTCAGCCCAATATTAAGAGAACCTTTCTGAATCATGAATCTTTCCCCCAACATAACACGgataaattcaagaatttgGACGAATATATcaatgatggtgatgaaaaCACAAGGAAACCAGCAACCACCACCTCTGGAAAACTTTCTGATTACTTGATTGAAGATGCAAGATCACACCCGTcttctgattttgaaagCATCAACGAACAGTTAAAATACGAGTTGGATAGGTGTTTCAATTCATTACCTCCAAACCACCGTGTACCTACTCTATCAAAGAACCCTGCtaaaacaacaaccaagaaaaaaagttcaGATGCTACTTCAGGTAATCCTTACTTATCTGCAGAAGAAGCCATCAAGTTTGTTAACGAAAGGAAGTTCAACTTAGTGTCGATTGATAATGAATTCTTTGAGCGCTCACCTTCAAAAGTTACTGAAATTGGAGTGTCAATTTACAATCCAAAATACCAACAGTTTGCCTTATTCCCACACTTCTTGCATTTCCACTTTATAGTGAAAGAATTTATCAACCTCAGAAACGGGGTCTATGTTCCAGATTCCAAAATGAGTAACATCACAGGACAGTCAATTATTATCTCATTGAAGGATGTTCCATATGCAATGTCAACTATTTTCGACTTTTTAGGTCCTGAAACTTTCATTGTAGGCCATAATGTCTCAGGTGATGTGAAAAGTTTCCAGTACCTCAATTATAAAATTCCTGTTACAATTCCAATTATCGACACAACAACTTTATGGTATAGCTTGATTGGTTCGAAAAATgccaaatcatcattacACTATATTCTAGACAAGCTTAATGTACCGCATGCCTACCTTCATAATGGCGCAAATGATGCTTACTATACATTAATTGTTTGTCTGATGCTAACATCACCTGAGCTGAGGAATAACATGATATTCCACAAAAAGAAGCCAAAAACGtccgaagaagaaacatGCGAAAATAGTGAAAAGGTCGAAGATCCGGTTTTGAAACCACAAATGCCTGATTTTTCAGAGTTTTCTCCAGAAGTTGCAAAAACCAAAATGGACAGGTGGTTGAGAAAGCAAACCAAAGCTACCGAAAAGgcgaaaaagaagaagctcCAAGCTAGAGTTGATACTGATGTGAGTTCACAAAAAATTAGATGTgctattgatgatgattccattttgagaaaacatAAAGGACCAAATATCAGGGGTCAAAATAAACCACTAAATCCACCTGCAAACGTTTTTTTCAAGCCcagaaattttgaaaaggaCATTTTAATAGACAAACTGGAAGAATTAAACGTTTGA